A window of [Clostridium] innocuum genomic DNA:
AATCGTCGGTATACTTAAAACGATCACATCCGCATCCTTTACAACCTGGATATCAGTCGTTGCCTTAAGCGCCGGATTCAACTCCACTCCAGCAAAATATTTTGCATTCTGATGATTTTCATTGATATCCCGTATTTCGCTCTCGCAATTTCCATATATCATCACATCTTCATTATTATCACAAAGAACCTGGGCCAATCCGGTGCCCCAGCTTCCGCTGCCTACTACAACTGCTTTCACTTTATTCCCTGCCTTTCGTAAGGTCAATGCTTACCTGATAATCATTATACACATTTCCCCGCATACCGACAACTCTTTTTCCTTGACTGCCGCTGTAAACATTTATTTTACGGCTTTTTTGACAGGTTTCTTACGCTTTTTCAATTCCAGCAGCACACCGCCGAACGCAGGCACATCCACCTCGATGGTATACGGCAGCTTGTTACATTCCTTTTCAACAGCCTTCATTTTTCCAAGCTCCGTGATCTCTCCGCCCCAGATATCCTGTTCCGTATTCAGTAGCTCATGATACACACCCTTTTCCGGAACACCGAACGCATGCTTCTTATAGGCATTTGGAGAGAAATTCAGAATGACGATGTAATAGCTGTTTTCATTTTTACGAAGGTAGCTGAACATATTTTCATCCGCATTGTCCGCATCAATCCACTGAAAGGAGGTCCAGTCATATTCTGTTTCATACAATGCCGGTGTCTTACTATACAGCTCGCCAAGCTTCGCAAAATACCTGTGAAATGCATCATGCATCGGATATTTTAACAAATCCCAGTCGCACTGCTTTTCTTCATCCCATTCACGGAAATGCGCCAGTTCATTTCCCATAAAATTGAGCTTCTTGCCCGGATGCGTGAACATATATAAATACAGGGTCCGCAGCTGTGCGAACTTTTCCTCATAGCTGCCCCATATCTTATCGACGATGGTTTTCTTTCCATGTACTACCTCATCATGGGAAAACTCCATAATAAAGCGTTCGGAATAGAAATAAGCCATGGAAAAGGTGATATTATTGTGATGCCACTTTCGATAAATTGGATCCTTTTCCAGATACTTCAACGTATCATTCATCCAGCCCAGATCCCATTTATAATCAAAGCCCAGTCCGCCATCCTGCGTTGCCTTGGTCACATTTGCAAAATCACTGGAATCCTCCGCAATCAGCATGACACCTTTATATGCCTCAGACAAATGATAATTCATCCGCTTAATGAAATGCAGGGCACCTTCATTTTCTCCCAGGTCCTTGTTTCCATGCCAGTGTATGATATTGCTGATGGCATCCATTCTCAGACCATCCACGTGATACTTATCAATCCAGAAGGCAGCCGCCGACATCAGGAAGCTGCGCACCTCTTCTCTCCAGAGATTGAAGTTCGCCGTTCCCCATTGAGAATCCGCATCGCATGCCTTCTCATATTCATACAGCGGTGTCCCGTCAAAATATGACAGGGAGAAATCATCACGCACGAAATGAACAGGCACGAAATCCATAATGATTCCGATATTGGCACGGTGACATGCATTGATCAGATACATCAGCTCCTGTGCACTTCCATAGCGACTTGTTGCGCTGAAATACCCGCTGCACTGATAGCCCCAGGAACCGTCAAACGGATACTCATTCAGCGGCATCAGTTCAATATGTGTAAAATTGTTTTCTTTCACATACGCAATCAATTCCTTCGCAATATCCTTATAATTCACCCACTCCTGATCTTCATCCTTTTTCCAGGAGCCCAGATGCATTTCATAAATATTCACCGGTTTATCAAAATTTTTCGTACGCTGCGCAAGCCATTTCTCATCGCTCCATTTCTTATAATCCAGATTTGTAACGATGCTGGCCGTATTGGGACGCAGCTCGGAATAAAATGCATACGGGTCCATCTTATCGACAATACGTCCGGTAGCCTGTGTCACCCGATACTTATACATATCGCCTTCTTTGGCTTCTGCCACAAACAGTGACCAGATTCCCTTATCATCCTTGCGGCGCATCTGGTGTCCCTTGCAGCTCCAGTCATCAAAAGAGCCGATGACCTGAATGCCTTGCGCATGCGGTGCATACACCGTGAAGCGAACTCCTTTTTTCCCCCGTTCTTCACACAGGTGTGCGCCGAACAGCTCGTAAGCATCCAATGCACAGCCCTTATAATAACGATCCATAATTTTATTTTTCATGAGTAGCCCTCCAGTCTGTAACTACTTATATTTTACTCTATTTCAACACGAAAACCTATAGGTTTTCCTCTCTTTTTCATAAATTTGTAATGGGTTACATTACTTTTTTACCTATTTGTATACTATTTGCGAATAGCCTGATTCAAATAGTATACAGGCTTTGAAGCTCAAAGTTTTTCTATGCGGAAGCTTGACAGGAACAGATGAATGCGATATGCTGTATACGAAGATAGTTAGTTTAAACTAACAAACAAGGAGGGATAACCATGCTGCTGTCTTTACTAGCATTGACCATACTGACAATCGCATTGCTGAGCACCCGAAACTATCTGCTGCACAGCTATCGCTGACATTCATATAAAACAGTAAGTGGTGAGTTCATGATCGAACTCACCACTTTTTTTATTTGATCATTTCTGCCATCGCATTCTGGAATGCCAGAGTTTTCTCATGAGCATTGTCCAGTGATGTTCCCTTGATACAGTAATAGAACTTGCATTTCGGCTCAGTGCCACTTGGACGAATCGCAATCCAGCTGCCATCCTCCAGATAGTATTTCAGAACATCGGATTTTGTAAATTCGCAAAGCTCCTCTTCTTTTCCGTTTTCAATGATCTTGCTTTCCTTATAGTCTTCGAAGCGGATAACCTTCACATCGTTAATTGTTTCCACTGAAGTCTTACGCAGGGTCGCCAGAATTTCCTGAATACGCTGTGCGCCTGCCTGCCCCTCCAGCTTTAGCGATGTCTGGCTTTCCTCATAGAAGCCCAGCTCCGCATACAAATCATACAGAACATCCACCAGAGTCTTGCCCTTTGCCTTGTAGTAGCATGCCGCCTCTGCCAGCATCAGACATGCCTGCGGAGCATCCTTGTCACGCACGAACGGCTTGATCAAAGAGCCATAGCTTTCCTCATATCCGAATACATACTGTTTCTCATTCGTAATTTCGTATTTTGCCACCTTTTCACCGATAAACTTAAATCCGGTCAGTGTCTTTTCTGTAGCAACTCCGTATTTTGTGGCGATTTTTTCTCCCAGATCACTGGTCACCACAGTATTGAACATCACCGGGTTGTTCGGCATGCGATCCTTCGCCTGCAGCTGTGAGAAGATGTATTCAATCAATACAGCACCACTCTGATTACCGGTAAGCAGCTTGTATTCCCCGTCATGCTTTACACCAACACCCATACGGTCGGCATCCGGATCACAGACAAGGATAATATCTGCATCCTCTCGCTTCGCATATTCAATCGCAAGCTCGTAGCTTCCTGCCTCCTCCGGATTCGGTGTCGGTGTATTGGAGAAATCAGGATCCGGAGAACACTGTTCTTCCACAGCGACAAAGTGATAGCCTGCACGTGTATACACTTCCTTCACAGGAATGTTCGCAGTTCCATGCTCCGGCGTAAAGATTATTTTCACATCATCCTTATTGATATCCGGATTCAACTGAATGCTGAGTACATTTTTATAATACTCTTCATCCACATCCTTACCAATCACGGTAATCAGCTTTTCCTGTTCAGCGGAAGGCTCTGCCTTGATGGCAAGCTCATCCTCAACTGCATTTACTCGGTCGATAACCTGTTGTGCCAGTGCAGGCACCAGCTGACATCCTTTTTCATCATACAGCTTATATCCGTTGTATTCCTTCGGATTATGAGAAGCGGTAACCATGATACCTCCAAAGCAGTTAAAATGACGAACGGCGAAGCTCAGCTCCGGTGTCGGGCGAAGACTTTCAAACACATAGGATGCAATGTTGTAGGTCGCAAGCACCTTAGCGGAATCCATAGCGAATTCCTTTGACATATGACGGTTATCATAGCCAATGGCTACCCCCCGCTTCATCGCATCTTCCCCGTTTGCGCAGATATATTCTGCAAAGCCGACATTCGCCTTGCGGATCGTATGCAGGTTAATACGGTTTGTACCAGGTCCCAACAGACCTCTCATCCCCGCTGTACCAAATTCGATGGTTGTATAAAACGCATCGTTGATCTGACCCTCATCCATCTGTTCCAGCACTTCTTTATAAGAAGGATCCAGATTCGGATGGTTCAGCCATTTTTCATAAATATCTTTCACCATAAACTATCTTCCTTTCTGTTGATTGCTGGTTTTATTATACCATAATCTCATGGTTTTTTCTGTAAAAGTTTAGCGAATGTAAGCGATTACCACATTTTAAAGAGTTAAATTAAAAATTTTGCCATTCTGTACACGAATTGCATCTGATTTTTATTTGAATTTCATACAAAATAAGGAATGAAACGACTATTCGACTACTGTTTTCCTGCAAGTATTGTCTTTACATACATGAAAAAATCCCGTTTTCGATTTATACCCTCTGTGGAAAGTTTTCATTGTACAGATGGATTTCATATGAAACAGCGCGTAACATGCACATCTTCCTTTTAATGGCGTGCTGACAGGAATATACGGATATGTCTCTGTCTCCGGCTATCATAGTTGAAGTCGAACCCCTCAGATGCTTCATATCACCTATTCTGTAAAATACAGGTATTTCCACACCGCCTATGGATACGGCTTAAGCACATTCGAATCTCTGGCAGAGACTGCGTCCTCATCGATAATAAGGATACAGGTAAGATACATGCGGTAAAATATACCGGCATTTCACCTGAAATGATATTCCTGCATACGCACAACAGCCGTATATTGTTTTTTTAAGTGAAACCTCCATCCAATACTCATATACAAAAAAAGCTCCGTCCACAGTCTATCAGCAGGACTGTGCTCGGAGCCTTTCTCTTTTATTAACCGATGATTTTCTGAGCGCGCAATACTTCTTCGATTGCAGCGATTGCAGCATCTTCGTCATCACCATTGCAGGAAATAGTAATTTCAGACTGCGTAGGGATTCCCAGTGACATTACACCCATGATGGATTTCATGTTTACTTCACGGCCCTTGAAAGACACGTTAACTTCACATTTGAATTTGCTTGCAGCGTTCACAGCAACAGTTGCCGGACGTGCGTGTAATCCAACTGGGTCAATAACAGATACAGTGATTTGTTTCATTTTATATTCCTCCTATTAAACAACTTTTTTACATATCCTATTTTAAACCATTTTGATACCACTTACAATCTTTAATTCGTTTTTTTTCGAGAAAAATTGCTTTTCCCATGGGTTTTCCATGCATTTCTAAGCCTTTTGTAGAAAGCGGCTTCACTTCTTCCAAAAATTCCCCGCAGGTCATTACCGGGATTCCCTCATCCAGCAGCAAACGTGCAAACATTCCATCGCCCTCCACCAGCCGGTTTTGAAAGCTTCCATCATAAATGATTCCCTTTCCGCAGCTTGGACTACGCGGCTGTAAAATGACCAGATCCGGCTGAAACTCACGTATCTGTGCCAGTGCCAGCGCTGCTCCCTTTTTAAACTGCGCAGTTACATCCTCACCTTCTGTATTCATGATGTACTCCCCCGATATCTCCGCACAAGCTCTTGGAGTAGGAAGACCACCCAGCACCTCGGGACACACCTGCAGCACCTCATGCTCCTTCAGATAATCGATCAATTCCGAGGAAGCATTATTTCCGCCATTATATTTACAATTTACTCCCAGCAAGCAGCTGCTTACAGCATATTTCATTCCTTACCCCTCCTGTTTATTCAATGTATTTAAATAATGAATGTAGCCTTTTCTTATTTTCTATAAAGAAAACAGCACACCTACATCTCTATACATTCTATCATAAACCATCCAGTGACACATACAAATGTTTGTGTATCACATAAAATTCAATCCTCTCAATATCGATTCGCTTTCGCATATCATCATGAAACAAACTATAAAACCATAATTGGCAGCTTCCTTTCACATTCTATCATCATTCCCACGCATATCCGGATAGGAACCATATGTTTAAACTCCCTCTTTTCTCCCACGCTTTGAGCGCAGGCGCAGGCATTGCCTAACAGTTGTTTCAATTTACTGATTTCATCACAAACTGGATTTTATTTCACACATCCCTATCGACGATTTTAAGCGCATCTGTATATTCACCCAGACGAGCTTGTAACACAAAAAAGCCGCCTGCACAGATTACAGTACGGCTTCCTGTATTAGTTTGCTTTTGCCTTGCAATAGGCTGTAAAATCATGCTCCTGTATAATTTCATCCAAAAGCTCGCGGTTCCCCGGCCTCTCCACATGATACCAGTAGACAGGCAATATATCCAGCTGTGTGCCCTGTTCGTCCAGTATCTGCGTGTTTATTTTCTCATATTCATTTTCCGAACTACCAGGCACATATTCCTCCAGTGCATCAACCGCACGGGCTGCCGCTTCATCCACCTCATAGATTTCTCCAAGAATTCTGGAATTCCCCGGAAGCAGTGCCGGGTATGAGCGTTCCTTTAGGGAATACAGTTCCCCAATGACATAGCCATAGCCTAAAAACCGACTCTTCCCCTTCAAATAAAGCTCATAATTATACAATCCCATTCGCAGGGATCCATAAACGAACAGCTTCATTCTAACAGATGGTGCCTCCTGTCGTTTTGACATCCGCTTCATTATGAATCATTGCGGAAATAGCACAGGTTAACCCCTTAACGATAACCTCCAGCGCCATGCTCGGCTGTCCCGGCTTGTCCACCACCTGCTGTGGAAGATACGGAATATGGATAAATCCGCTTTTCTTGCCGGCAAATTCCTTTTCAATCATATAGCGCACACCATAAAGCACATGGTTGCATACAAAGGTTCCCGCACTGTTTGATATAGAGGCAGGTATCTTGTTTTTGCGTATCTCATTCACCATTGCCTTGATTGGCAGGTTGGAGAAATAGGCAGCATCACCATCCGCAAACACAGGCTCATCAATGGGCTGATTGCCTTCATTGTCCGTGATACGGCAGTCATCGATATTGATACCGACACGCTCCACGGTAAGATCACTGCGGCCACCTGCCTGTCCGATCGATAGAATCATATCCGGATCATGCTTCTGAATAGCTTCACGAATCACCTGCAAAGACTTATGAACGACAGTAGGTATTTCCAACTTGATAATCTCTGCGCCCTCTATCGTAGCTGGCAGCAGCTTCACTGACTCAATAGCGGGATTTATCGGTTCTCCGCCAAACGGATCAAATCCGGTCACTAATATTTTCATAAACAGCTTCCTTTCCTAGAACGCCAGCAACAGCATCAGTACGATGTGTACGACGATCATTGCGAATGCCATCGGTGCCTGTGCCCGAATGACAGTCCATTTATTTCTTGTTTCCAAAACAGCCGTTGGCACAATATTGAAATTGGCAGCCATCGGTGTTAATAAGGTACCACAAAATCCGCAGGTCATACCAAGTGCTCCGACAACAACCGGGTTTCCGCCCTGTGCAATGACAAAGGGAATACCGATTCCCAGAGTAATGACAGAGAATGCCGCAAATGCATTTCCCATAATCATCGTGAATATTACCATGCCAAGGCAGTAGATAATGACTCCGATCAGAATATTGCCGCTTGGTACGACACTGGATATCATTGTGGAAATCACATCACCGACACCGGCTTCGGTAAACAGGGTACCCAAAGCGCCCAAAAGCTGTGGCAAAAGACAGGATGCACCGACCTGCATCAGCTGCTTGGTTGT
This region includes:
- the glgB gene encoding 1,4-alpha-glucan branching protein GlgB, which gives rise to MKNKIMDRYYKGCALDAYELFGAHLCEERGKKGVRFTVYAPHAQGIQVIGSFDDWSCKGHQMRRKDDKGIWSLFVAEAKEGDMYKYRVTQATGRIVDKMDPYAFYSELRPNTASIVTNLDYKKWSDEKWLAQRTKNFDKPVNIYEMHLGSWKKDEDQEWVNYKDIAKELIAYVKENNFTHIELMPLNEYPFDGSWGYQCSGYFSATSRYGSAQELMYLINACHRANIGIIMDFVPVHFVRDDFSLSYFDGTPLYEYEKACDADSQWGTANFNLWREEVRSFLMSAAAFWIDKYHVDGLRMDAISNIIHWHGNKDLGENEGALHFIKRMNYHLSEAYKGVMLIAEDSSDFANVTKATQDGGLGFDYKWDLGWMNDTLKYLEKDPIYRKWHHNNITFSMAYFYSERFIMEFSHDEVVHGKKTIVDKIWGSYEEKFAQLRTLYLYMFTHPGKKLNFMGNELAHFREWDEEKQCDWDLLKYPMHDAFHRYFAKLGELYSKTPALYETEYDWTSFQWIDADNADENMFSYLRKNENSYYIVILNFSPNAYKKHAFGVPEKGVYHELLNTEQDIWGGEITELGKMKAVEKECNKLPYTIEVDVPAFGGVLLELKKRKKPVKKAVK
- a CDS encoding phospho-sugar mutase is translated as MVKDIYEKWLNHPNLDPSYKEVLEQMDEGQINDAFYTTIEFGTAGMRGLLGPGTNRINLHTIRKANVGFAEYICANGEDAMKRGVAIGYDNRHMSKEFAMDSAKVLATYNIASYVFESLRPTPELSFAVRHFNCFGGIMVTASHNPKEYNGYKLYDEKGCQLVPALAQQVIDRVNAVEDELAIKAEPSAEQEKLITVIGKDVDEEYYKNVLSIQLNPDINKDDVKIIFTPEHGTANIPVKEVYTRAGYHFVAVEEQCSPDPDFSNTPTPNPEEAGSYELAIEYAKREDADIILVCDPDADRMGVGVKHDGEYKLLTGNQSGAVLIEYIFSQLQAKDRMPNNPVMFNTVVTSDLGEKIATKYGVATEKTLTGFKFIGEKVAKYEITNEKQYVFGYEESYGSLIKPFVRDKDAPQACLMLAEAACYYKAKGKTLVDVLYDLYAELGFYEESQTSLKLEGQAGAQRIQEILATLRKTSVETINDVKVIRFEDYKESKIIENGKEEELCEFTKSDVLKYYLEDGSWIAIRPSGTEPKCKFYYCIKGTSLDNAHEKTLAFQNAMAEMIK
- a CDS encoding phosphocarrier protein HPr, which codes for MKQITVSVIDPVGLHARPATVAVNAASKFKCEVNVSFKGREVNMKSIMGVMSLGIPTQSEITISCNGDDEDAAIAAIEEVLRAQKIIG
- a CDS encoding DUF523 domain-containing protein, producing MKYAVSSCLLGVNCKYNGGNNASSELIDYLKEHEVLQVCPEVLGGLPTPRACAEISGEYIMNTEGEDVTAQFKKGAALALAQIREFQPDLVILQPRSPSCGKGIIYDGSFQNRLVEGDGMFARLLLDEGIPVMTCGEFLEEVKPLSTKGLEMHGKPMGKAIFLEKKRIKDCKWYQNGLK
- a CDS encoding gamma-glutamylcyclotransferase → MKLFVYGSLRMGLYNYELYLKGKSRFLGYGYVIGELYSLKERSYPALLPGNSRILGEIYEVDEAAARAVDALEEYVPGSSENEYEKINTQILDEQGTQLDILPVYWYHVERPGNRELLDEIIQEHDFTAYCKAKAN
- the pcp gene encoding pyroglutamyl-peptidase I; translated protein: MKILVTGFDPFGGEPINPAIESVKLLPATIEGAEIIKLEIPTVVHKSLQVIREAIQKHDPDMILSIGQAGGRSDLTVERVGINIDDCRITDNEGNQPIDEPVFADGDAAYFSNLPIKAMVNEIRKNKIPASISNSAGTFVCNHVLYGVRYMIEKEFAGKKSGFIHIPYLPQQVVDKPGQPSMALEVIVKGLTCAISAMIHNEADVKTTGGTIC
- a CDS encoding DUF979 domain-containing protein yields the protein MTDFLTNIAPEIFYALCGLVCLDAGWRAFQKNDKAKYGTALFWVLVGVIFILGKWIPSTITGGILVVMGILTVSGQVRIGTFRDVSVEEKEKESRRIKSWIFLPAVTVGLMALVMSFVRIDSAALDGAVMVGIACLVSFVLAVIICRPKVNETRENTTKQLMQVGASCLLPQLLGALGTLFTEAGVGDVISTMISSVVPSGNILIGVIIYCLGMVIFTMIMGNAFAAFSVITLGIGIPFVIAQGGNPVVVGALGMTCGFCGTLLTPMAANFNIVPTAVLETRNKWTVIRAQAPMAFAMIVVHIVLMLLLAF